One window from the genome of Terrimicrobium sacchariphilum encodes:
- a CDS encoding thiazole synthase produces the protein MSGTLKIADREFNSRLLMGTGKFSSNEVMRDALDASGCEIVTVALRRADLTGKNDPFANILEFIDPKRYLLLPNTSGANTAEEAIRLARLAAAAGLPKWVKLEIHPDPHYLLPDPIETLKAAEVLVKEGFTVLPYINADPVLAKRLQDVGTATVMPLGAPIGSNRGIETRAQIEIIISQATVPVVVDAGIGAPSHAAEALELGADAVLVNTAVAAAGDPVAMARAFRKAVEAAREAVEAGLPTQLDHAEATSPLSTFLKSA, from the coding sequence ATGAGTGGCACACTGAAAATCGCAGACCGGGAATTCAACTCACGTCTCCTCATGGGGACGGGGAAGTTTTCCTCCAACGAGGTCATGCGCGACGCCCTCGACGCCAGCGGATGTGAGATCGTGACGGTCGCCCTCCGGCGCGCCGACCTGACGGGCAAAAACGATCCCTTCGCCAATATCCTGGAATTCATCGACCCGAAGCGCTACCTGCTCCTGCCCAATACCAGCGGAGCGAACACCGCCGAGGAGGCGATCCGGCTCGCCCGCCTCGCTGCCGCCGCCGGGCTGCCGAAGTGGGTGAAGCTTGAGATTCACCCCGACCCGCATTACCTCCTGCCCGATCCCATCGAGACGCTGAAAGCCGCCGAGGTGCTGGTGAAGGAGGGCTTCACAGTCCTGCCCTATATCAACGCCGACCCCGTGCTGGCCAAGCGCCTCCAGGACGTCGGCACCGCCACGGTCATGCCGCTCGGCGCTCCCATCGGCAGCAACCGGGGCATCGAGACTCGCGCCCAGATCGAGATCATCATCAGCCAGGCCACCGTGCCGGTCGTGGTGGATGCCGGCATCGGCGCTCCCAGCCATGCCGCCGAGGCGCTGGAGCTCGGAGCGGATGCCGTGCTCGTCAATACCGCCGTCGCGGCTGCCGGTGACCCGGTGGCCATGGCGCGCGCCTTTCGCAAGGCGGTCGAGGCCGCCCGCGAGGCGGTCGAGGCGGGATTGCCCACCCAACTCGACCATGCCGAGGCGACGAGTCCGCTCTCGACTTTCCTGAAAAGTGCTTAA
- the mutS gene encoding DNA mismatch repair protein MutS: MAEDKQTPMMKQYLAARRELPPRTILLFRLGDFYEMFGEDAKEASAILNVALTKRGEMPMCGVPSHSARGYIEKLVKSGWRVALCDQVGEVQAGKLVRRELTQVLSAGTLDDFGLDDRKPNYLAAICQRKDGIGLAYCELSTGEFRVAELPDLAAVLNELARVSPAETIAPSHQEEFFRGVAGVNFLDGYIFEPEPAAEVLLEHFKVHSLDGFGVAEMRAAVGAAGALLHYLTRQMRRSVSHLRRLQSYQTSQYLVLDAVTQAHLDLVESRGGRGMTLLGVLDRAVTPMGARMIREWILHPLRDVESIVARQQAIARLLEDSIQLGKLREHLGSIRDLERAASRLNGSSGNARDLAALGASLSLVPAVADAARAIGSPLIDSLAERLSPLPELVESIARAVVDEPPALLREGGFVRDGFDPALDELRSASREGKDWIANLQEREITRTGIKSLKVRFTSVFGYFIEITKANLPSVPEDYVRKQTTVNGERFITPELKEIENKILGADERAKAREAEIFQELRALVVGHLAAIQETAASLASLDALGSLAETARQLHYCRPVVDDSGVLEIVEGRHPILDFQSTGERFVPNDTSLDTDGHRFAIITGPNMAGKSTYIRQVALLTLMAQIGSYLPAQSAHVGLVDRIFTRVGASDDLTKGQSTFMVEMNETANILNNATGSSLVILDEIGRGTSTFDGLSIAWSVAEHLHDVIGCRTLFATHYHEITDLERTRSGVLNLNVAVREWNDQVIFLRKILEGRADQSYGIQVARLAGLPDVVLNRAKEILNNLEKAELNAEGEPVIARSRRKKAAIQNGLDQLNLI, encoded by the coding sequence GTGGCCGAAGACAAGCAAACCCCCATGATGAAGCAGTATCTCGCCGCCCGGCGGGAACTGCCGCCGCGCACGATCCTCCTGTTCCGGCTCGGGGATTTCTACGAGATGTTCGGCGAGGACGCGAAGGAGGCGTCGGCCATTCTCAATGTCGCGCTGACCAAGCGCGGCGAGATGCCCATGTGCGGGGTGCCTTCGCATTCGGCCCGTGGTTACATTGAAAAGCTGGTCAAAAGCGGCTGGCGCGTTGCCCTGTGCGATCAGGTGGGCGAGGTGCAGGCGGGCAAGCTCGTCCGCCGCGAACTGACCCAGGTGCTCAGCGCGGGTACGCTGGATGACTTTGGCCTCGATGACCGCAAGCCGAACTATCTCGCCGCCATCTGCCAGCGCAAGGACGGCATCGGCCTGGCGTATTGCGAGCTGAGCACGGGCGAATTTCGCGTGGCGGAGTTGCCGGACCTCGCCGCTGTTCTCAACGAACTGGCTCGCGTCTCTCCGGCGGAAACCATCGCGCCATCGCATCAGGAGGAGTTCTTTCGCGGCGTGGCCGGAGTGAACTTTCTCGACGGCTATATCTTTGAGCCCGAGCCCGCGGCGGAGGTGCTGCTGGAGCACTTCAAGGTGCACTCGCTTGATGGCTTCGGCGTAGCGGAAATGCGCGCAGCAGTGGGCGCGGCTGGGGCGCTCCTGCATTATCTGACCCGCCAGATGCGGCGCAGCGTCTCGCACCTCCGGCGGCTCCAGTCCTACCAGACAAGCCAATACCTTGTGCTCGACGCCGTCACGCAAGCCCACCTCGACCTGGTCGAGTCGCGCGGCGGGAGAGGCATGACGCTCCTCGGCGTGCTGGACCGTGCCGTGACGCCGATGGGCGCGCGCATGATCCGGGAATGGATTCTCCACCCCCTGCGCGATGTGGAGTCCATCGTCGCCCGCCAGCAGGCCATCGCCCGGCTGCTGGAGGATTCAATTCAACTTGGCAAACTCCGGGAGCATCTCGGCTCGATCCGCGACCTTGAGCGGGCCGCCTCGCGGCTCAATGGCTCGTCCGGCAATGCACGCGACCTTGCCGCGCTCGGGGCATCGCTTTCCCTCGTTCCCGCCGTGGCGGACGCCGCACGTGCGATTGGCAGCCCGTTGATCGATTCGCTTGCCGAACGTCTTTCGCCTCTGCCCGAGCTGGTGGAAAGTATCGCCCGCGCTGTGGTGGATGAGCCCCCGGCTCTTTTGCGGGAGGGTGGATTTGTCCGCGACGGCTTTGATCCCGCGCTGGATGAGTTACGCTCCGCTTCCCGAGAGGGCAAGGACTGGATCGCCAATCTCCAGGAGCGCGAGATCACCCGCACGGGGATCAAGTCGCTCAAGGTGCGCTTCACCTCGGTCTTCGGCTATTTCATCGAGATCACGAAGGCCAATCTCCCGTCCGTCCCCGAGGATTATGTGCGCAAGCAGACGACAGTAAACGGCGAGCGATTCATCACCCCCGAGCTCAAGGAGATCGAAAACAAGATCCTCGGCGCCGACGAACGCGCCAAGGCTCGCGAGGCCGAAATTTTCCAGGAACTCCGCGCCCTCGTGGTAGGGCATCTTGCCGCGATCCAGGAGACCGCCGCCTCGCTGGCTTCCCTCGATGCCCTCGGTTCGCTGGCCGAGACGGCGCGCCAACTGCATTACTGCCGCCCGGTGGTGGATGATTCCGGGGTGCTGGAGATCGTGGAGGGACGCCACCCGATCCTCGACTTTCAATCCACCGGCGAGCGGTTTGTTCCGAACGACACCTCGCTGGACACCGACGGCCACCGTTTCGCCATCATCACGGGTCCGAATATGGCGGGTAAATCCACCTACATCCGGCAGGTGGCCCTACTCACGCTCATGGCCCAGATCGGCAGCTACCTGCCCGCGCAATCCGCCCACGTCGGGCTGGTCGATCGTATCTTCACGCGCGTGGGTGCGAGCGACGATCTCACCAAGGGGCAGAGCACCTTCATGGTCGAGATGAACGAGACGGCGAACATCCTCAACAACGCCACCGGCAGCAGCCTTGTCATCCTGGATGAAATCGGGCGCGGCACGTCGACCTTCGACGGTCTCTCCATCGCCTGGAGCGTGGCCGAGCATCTGCACGATGTGATCGGCTGCCGCACGCTCTTTGCCACCCACTATCATGAGATCACCGATCTCGAGCGCACTCGCTCTGGGGTGCTGAATCTCAATGTCGCCGTACGCGAGTGGAACGATCAGGTCATCTTCCTGCGCAAGATCCTCGAGGGTCGCGCGGACCAGAGCTACGGCATCCAGGTCGCCCGGCTGGCAGGATTGCCTGATGTCGTGCTGAACCGTGCCAAGGAAATCCTCAACAACCTGGAAAAAGCAGAACTTAACGCCGAGGGCGAGCCGGTTATTGCCCGCTCCCGCCGGAAAAAGGCGGCGATTCAGAACGGGCTCGATCAGCTCAATCTGATCTAG
- a CDS encoding chloride channel protein: MKLEVRRNLSQIAGTALIGLCAGLVAVFFHIAMERTFDYLIRTPSTQNHWWFGYTTIFLMVAGAALTGFLISRFAPDAPGSGIPQVKAAYHSGRLDFSWNLIWVKFLGGVLSIGTGSSLGREGPTIHIGAAIASKVANILGEDKAAKANAVCAGSAAGLSAAFNSPLAGVTLVLEEIAGGKNQHKFAGRSLLAAALAASVVFFLSHDQACLPIGKDLLLSWKVMALAPVVAIFSGFCGLTFQYFTLRLRNRMKHIKLPMPFKLALGAFLAGLVALLCFRLVGYVGVFALGEVTLQKALNHEVIWQAALVLLIGKIIATSLCYGTGGCGGIFAPIVFFGAMAGLVVGGVATPFLALTPDDQVLLALVGITGALGAVVRAPITSILIVMEMTWQIHVLPALMIAAVISVFLNRTCFQANFYDAALLQDGIKIPD; encoded by the coding sequence GTGAAACTCGAAGTGCGGCGCAATCTCTCCCAGATCGCCGGAACCGCGTTGATCGGCCTCTGCGCCGGTCTCGTGGCGGTCTTTTTCCACATCGCGATGGAACGGACCTTTGACTATCTGATCCGAACACCCTCGACTCAAAACCACTGGTGGTTTGGCTACACGACGATCTTCCTGATGGTCGCAGGCGCGGCCTTGACGGGGTTCCTCATTTCCCGTTTCGCTCCGGATGCGCCGGGCAGCGGAATTCCGCAGGTCAAGGCGGCCTATCACTCCGGGCGACTCGATTTTTCCTGGAACCTGATCTGGGTGAAATTCCTCGGGGGCGTGCTCTCGATCGGTACGGGTTCCAGTCTGGGCCGTGAAGGCCCCACGATCCACATCGGCGCAGCCATCGCGAGCAAGGTGGCGAACATTCTCGGTGAGGACAAGGCGGCCAAGGCCAATGCGGTGTGCGCAGGCTCGGCAGCTGGACTCTCGGCTGCCTTCAACAGTCCGCTGGCGGGTGTCACCCTCGTGCTGGAGGAAATCGCCGGAGGCAAGAACCAGCATAAATTCGCCGGGCGGTCGCTGCTCGCCGCCGCCCTCGCGGCCAGCGTGGTGTTTTTCCTGAGCCATGACCAGGCATGTCTGCCCATCGGGAAGGATCTGCTGTTGTCGTGGAAAGTGATGGCGCTCGCCCCGGTGGTGGCGATTTTCTCCGGGTTCTGCGGGCTGACTTTTCAGTATTTCACCTTGCGGCTGCGCAATCGCATGAAGCACATCAAGCTGCCGATGCCCTTCAAGCTGGCGCTGGGGGCCTTCCTGGCCGGTCTGGTGGCGCTGCTCTGTTTCCGCCTCGTAGGGTACGTGGGGGTTTTTGCACTGGGCGAGGTGACCTTGCAAAAGGCGCTCAACCATGAGGTCATCTGGCAGGCGGCCCTAGTGCTGCTCATAGGCAAGATCATCGCGACGAGCCTTTGCTATGGCACGGGCGGCTGCGGCGGCATCTTTGCCCCCATCGTCTTCTTTGGCGCGATGGCGGGGCTGGTGGTTGGAGGGGTGGCCACTCCCTTCCTGGCGCTCACGCCCGATGACCAGGTGCTTCTCGCTCTCGTCGGCATCACGGGAGCTCTCGGAGCAGTCGTTCGCGCGCCCATCACGTCCATCCTTATCGTGATGGAGATGACATGGCAGATTCATGTATTGCCTGCCCTCATGATCGCGGCGGTGATTTCGGTCTTTCTCAATCGCACCTGCTTCCAGGCCAACTTCTACGATGCCGCACTCCTGCAGGATGGCATCAAGATTCCTGATTGA
- a CDS encoding SDR family oxidoreductase, with the protein MAGIVLITGAARGIGRGLAKKFAAEGWLVLAAARRTTDVSLDPAIHAIPLDVLSDDSVSSAAATIAAGYPCIDMLINNTAVFPGEGNERLEDIPAEWFEDAFATNVVGVIRVTRAFLPLLRKSASARIINISSGAGTVSEKTDSAYYPYSVSKAALNMLTRAMAAEYREEKIPVFALSPGWVKTDMGGSAAPLSVEESAGSLFQTTTRLELEKSGGFFGRDGEVYPW; encoded by the coding sequence ATGGCGGGCATTGTTCTCATCACAGGCGCCGCGCGCGGCATCGGTCGGGGACTGGCGAAGAAATTTGCGGCGGAAGGCTGGCTGGTGCTGGCCGCTGCGCGACGCACGACCGATGTCTCGCTCGATCCGGCCATTCACGCGATTCCCCTGGATGTGCTTTCCGACGATTCCGTGAGCAGTGCAGCGGCTACGATAGCGGCGGGCTATCCCTGCATCGACATGTTGATCAACAATACAGCGGTTTTCCCAGGTGAGGGCAATGAGCGGTTGGAGGACATTCCCGCGGAGTGGTTTGAGGACGCCTTTGCCACCAATGTTGTCGGGGTGATCCGGGTGACCCGGGCGTTTCTGCCGTTGCTACGGAAATCCGCCTCCGCCCGTATCATCAACATCTCCTCCGGAGCGGGCACGGTTTCGGAAAAGACCGATTCGGCCTACTATCCCTATAGCGTCTCAAAGGCAGCGCTGAACATGCTGACGCGTGCAATGGCGGCTGAGTACCGGGAGGAGAAAATCCCAGTGTTTGCTCTCAGCCCGGGATGGGTAAAAACAGATATGGGCGGCTCCGCCGCGCCGTTGAGCGTGGAGGAATCCGCCGGATCTCTTTTCCAGACGACGACCCGGCTCGAATTGGAGAAAAGCGGAGGTTTCTTCGGGCGCGATGGCGAGGTTTACCCTTGGTAA
- a CDS encoding Hpt domain-containing protein: MSALIDWEQLDMIADGFTPDFVEIYREFVSEMPTLLSQLRDKVLAGDASAAAKVAHQIKGSSANFGFVGVSRAAATLEQNAKTGSLIDATALLGDATLSFEKAVAEVRIQRNA; encoded by the coding sequence ATGTCTGCGCTGATCGATTGGGAACAACTCGACATGATCGCCGACGGTTTCACCCCCGATTTTGTGGAGATCTACCGGGAGTTCGTCTCGGAAATGCCAACCCTCCTCTCGCAGTTGCGGGATAAAGTATTGGCAGGAGACGCCTCAGCCGCCGCCAAGGTCGCACATCAGATCAAGGGAAGTTCCGCGAACTTTGGGTTCGTCGGCGTGAGCCGTGCTGCGGCAACCCTGGAGCAAAATGCAAAAACCGGCTCGCTCATCGACGCCACCGCCTTGTTGGGCGATGCGACGCTGAGCTTTGAGAAGGCCGTAGCCGAGGTGCGCATCCAACGAAACGCCTGA
- the aat gene encoding leucyl/phenylalanyl-tRNA--protein transferase yields the protein MATIIPSEQLLGLYASGWFPMAMADGSIRCFSPDPRGIVPLEDFHIPHGTLKTLDDPAWEIRIDTCFETVMRACGQREETWIDETLIRSYLALHRNGAAHSVEVWRDGKLAGGLYGVRLGAAFFGESMFHYVSGASKVALVRLVERLRSGGFLLLDTQWVTPHLKRFGAREIARSKYLKLLAKSLAAKALWT from the coding sequence ATGGCAACTATCATTCCGTCGGAGCAGCTTCTTGGTTTGTATGCTTCCGGATGGTTCCCCATGGCCATGGCCGATGGGTCGATCCGCTGCTTCTCCCCCGACCCTCGAGGCATCGTCCCGCTGGAAGACTTTCACATCCCCCATGGAACCCTCAAAACCCTGGACGACCCAGCCTGGGAAATCCGGATCGATACCTGCTTCGAGACCGTGATGAGAGCCTGCGGACAACGGGAGGAAACCTGGATCGACGAGACTCTCATCCGCAGCTACCTCGCCCTGCACCGCAATGGCGCCGCGCACTCGGTGGAAGTCTGGCGCGATGGCAAGCTCGCTGGGGGGCTTTATGGCGTGCGGCTGGGTGCAGCATTTTTTGGAGAGTCGATGTTCCATTACGTATCGGGCGCATCCAAGGTCGCTCTGGTACGCCTGGTGGAGCGGCTTCGAAGCGGCGGTTTTCTCCTCCTCGATACGCAGTGGGTGACACCTCACCTGAAACGATTCGGCGCCCGGGAGATTGCTCGCTCCAAGTACCTCAAACTCCTTGCAAAGAGTCTGGCCGCCAAAGCTCTATGGACATAG
- the guaA gene encoding glutamine-hydrolyzing GMP synthase: MSVSSSTPEDKIVILDFGSQYTQVIARRIRECHVYSEIVPFTTSAAQIKKLAPKGIILSGGPASVYAKGAPKADKGIYKLGIPILGICYGMQLVSRDLGGQVERSARREYGPGSLKVDRRSDLFHDLPATLDVWNSHGDKVTKMPEGFRAIGKTENSPHAVIADPKRKIFCLQFHPEVAHTPKGKEIIQNFVHRIAGCKPSWTMGSFIERICQQIREQVGDGQVILGLSGGVDSSVAAALIHKAIGDQLICIFVDNGLLRARETAAVEKLFRDNFHIRMKTVDASAIFLKKLKGVTDPEKKRKIIGNEFIKVFEAAARDLKKSSPGKYRFLAQGTLYPDVIESVSISGNPAALIKSHHNVGGLPERMKFELVEPLRQLFKDEVREVGTELGLPKEVVHRQPFPGPGLAVRVLGDITEEKLRMVREADAVVLEEMKASGWYYKVWQSFAVLLPVRSVGVMGDERTYENTIALRVVESRDGMTADWVRVPYDILARISTRIINEVDGVNRVCYDISSKPPATIEWE; encoded by the coding sequence ATGTCCGTTTCATCCTCCACGCCCGAGGACAAGATCGTCATTCTCGATTTCGGGTCCCAATACACGCAAGTCATCGCCCGCCGCATCCGCGAGTGTCACGTTTACTCGGAGATCGTTCCGTTCACCACCAGCGCCGCGCAGATCAAGAAACTCGCCCCGAAGGGCATCATTCTCTCCGGCGGCCCGGCCAGTGTTTATGCCAAGGGCGCGCCCAAGGCGGACAAGGGGATTTACAAGCTGGGCATCCCGATCCTCGGCATCTGCTACGGCATGCAGCTCGTTTCGCGTGATCTCGGCGGCCAGGTGGAGCGCTCCGCCCGCCGCGAGTACGGCCCGGGCAGCTTGAAGGTGGATCGTCGTTCTGATCTCTTCCACGATCTTCCAGCCACCCTGGACGTCTGGAACAGCCATGGCGACAAGGTGACGAAGATGCCCGAGGGCTTCCGGGCCATCGGCAAGACGGAGAACTCTCCTCATGCCGTCATTGCCGATCCGAAGCGCAAGATTTTCTGCCTCCAGTTTCACCCCGAGGTGGCGCATACGCCAAAGGGCAAGGAGATCATCCAGAACTTTGTCCATCGCATCGCAGGCTGCAAACCGAGCTGGACGATGGGCTCCTTCATCGAGCGCATCTGCCAGCAGATCCGTGAGCAGGTGGGCGACGGGCAGGTGATCCTCGGCCTCAGCGGCGGGGTGGACTCCTCGGTCGCTGCGGCTCTCATTCACAAGGCCATCGGCGACCAGCTCATCTGCATCTTTGTCGACAATGGTCTGCTGCGCGCCCGTGAGACGGCGGCGGTGGAGAAGCTCTTCCGTGACAATTTCCACATCCGCATGAAGACCGTTGATGCCTCGGCGATCTTCCTCAAGAAGCTCAAGGGCGTCACCGATCCCGAGAAAAAGCGCAAGATCATCGGCAACGAGTTCATCAAGGTCTTCGAGGCTGCAGCCCGCGATCTCAAGAAGTCGTCGCCCGGCAAGTACCGCTTCCTCGCCCAGGGCACACTTTACCCCGACGTGATCGAGAGTGTCTCGATTTCCGGCAATCCGGCGGCCTTGATCAAGAGCCACCACAACGTCGGCGGCCTGCCCGAGCGCATGAAGTTTGAACTCGTGGAACCCCTCCGCCAGCTCTTCAAGGACGAGGTGCGCGAGGTTGGCACTGAGCTCGGCCTGCCCAAGGAGGTCGTGCACCGTCAGCCATTCCCGGGCCCGGGTCTCGCTGTCCGTGTCCTCGGGGACATCACGGAGGAAAAGCTCCGCATGGTACGCGAGGCCGACGCCGTCGTACTCGAGGAGATGAAGGCCAGCGGCTGGTACTACAAGGTATGGCAGTCCTTCGCCGTCCTGCTCCCGGTTCGTTCCGTGGGCGTGATGGGGGACGAACGCACCTACGAAAACACCATCGCCCTGCGCGTGGTGGAGAGCCGTGACGGAATGACCGCCGACTGGGTGCGCGTCCCCTACGACATCCTTGCCCGTATTTCGACCCGCATCATCAACGAGGTCGATGGCGTGAATCGCGTCTGCTACGATATTTCCAGCAAACCGCCGGCCACCATCGAATGGGAGTAA
- the coaD gene encoding pantetheine-phosphate adenylyltransferase has product MGVTRAIYPGSFDPITLGHLDIILRARRMFDSVIVAVAFNEAKKPLFTEQERIEMVEEALGGAPGIEVRLLDGLLVDFARDQEAYVIVRGLRAVSDFEFEFQMALMNRRLEPRLETIFLTPKEDYTYLSSRIVKEVAKLGGDVRPFVPPNVVRLLKEKYSRE; this is encoded by the coding sequence ATGGGAGTAACCCGAGCCATCTATCCCGGCAGCTTCGATCCGATCACGCTCGGCCATCTGGATATCATCCTCCGGGCGCGTCGGATGTTTGACTCCGTGATCGTGGCGGTCGCCTTCAATGAGGCGAAAAAGCCCCTTTTCACCGAGCAGGAACGTATCGAAATGGTCGAGGAAGCCCTTGGGGGCGCTCCCGGTATCGAGGTGCGTCTGCTCGATGGGCTGCTTGTGGATTTTGCACGTGATCAGGAGGCGTATGTCATCGTGCGCGGATTACGGGCGGTGTCGGACTTTGAGTTTGAGTTCCAAATGGCGTTGATGAACCGGCGGCTGGAACCCCGGCTCGAGACCATTTTCCTCACGCCGAAGGAGGATTACACTTATCTCAGCTCCCGCATCGTCAAGGAAGTGGCCAAGCTCGGGGGCGATGTACGCCCTTTTGTGCCGCCTAACGTTGTGCGTCTGCTCAAGGAGAAGTATTCTAGGGAATGA
- a CDS encoding YceD family protein: MKVHLHQIPQGGTLLIEGEEDASFLGLEEADAKALSPVRYALDVGLSDGGLFATGWLEVEVELRCVACLETFPTKVRIDPFALQKELDGRELVDLTEEIREDIHLALPSYPRCDAEGERACPASFPRASATESSGAVAWDALDKLKNKD; the protein is encoded by the coding sequence ATGAAAGTCCATCTGCACCAGATCCCCCAGGGCGGTACTTTGCTGATCGAGGGGGAGGAGGACGCATCGTTCCTCGGCCTCGAGGAGGCGGATGCCAAAGCGCTGTCGCCCGTCCGTTACGCGCTCGATGTCGGCTTGTCCGATGGCGGGCTTTTTGCCACCGGGTGGCTGGAAGTCGAGGTCGAGCTTCGTTGCGTCGCCTGTCTCGAAACCTTTCCCACGAAGGTCCGAATCGACCCTTTTGCCCTCCAAAAAGAGTTGGATGGACGAGAGTTGGTTGACTTGACGGAGGAGATTCGAGAAGATATTCATCTTGCCCTTCCCTCGTACCCACGATGTGATGCCGAGGGGGAAAGGGCGTGTCCAGCCAGCTTTCCGCGGGCGTCTGCAACCGAGTCGTCAGGCGCTGTTGCTTGGGATGCCTTGGACAAACTGAAAAATAAAGACTGA
- the rpmF gene encoding 50S ribosomal protein L32, which produces MGVPKRKTSKMRLRTRKAANRWHAPKLSKCPQCGAAARSHTACPACGYYKGRQVLTVDAAE; this is translated from the coding sequence ATGGGAGTTCCTAAACGTAAAACCTCTAAGATGCGCCTTCGCACCCGCAAGGCGGCCAACCGCTGGCATGCGCCGAAGCTTTCGAAGTGCCCGCAGTGCGGCGCCGCCGCGCGCTCGCATACCGCTTGCCCGGCTTGCGGATATTACAAGGGACGCCAGGTCCTGACCGTCGACGCTGCTGAATAA
- the plsX gene encoding phosphate acyltransferase PlsX, with translation MRLALDAMGGDYAPANPVAGVVQALRQYPDFTVILVGDEAKVRAEVAKHDLSGVADRVSYHHASQVVEMGESGLESVRKKKDSSVSRAIDLIKEGKADAVVSAGHTGALVAAATIKLRTLSGIHRPGLAVVIPADPKGFLLIDAGANIDPAPEHIVGYSIMGSIYVREILGYKEPRVGLMSIGTEASKGNEFTKSCYELLEQAPINFAGNVEGHGLFKDPVEVVVCDGFVGNILLKTVEGLAKSLFQWIKKEIVKSPVRMLGAWLTKGAFQAIRKQTSTDEYGGSPLLGVNGVCIKAHGNSSPTAIKNAVRVAREFVAQRVNERIVEAIDTHHEKLAAQ, from the coding sequence ATGAGGCTGGCTCTGGATGCCATGGGGGGTGATTATGCCCCCGCGAACCCCGTTGCGGGCGTCGTCCAGGCGCTGCGCCAGTATCCCGATTTCACCGTCATTCTCGTCGGCGACGAAGCCAAGGTCCGTGCGGAGGTAGCGAAGCACGACCTGAGCGGAGTCGCCGATCGCGTCTCGTACCATCATGCCTCGCAGGTCGTGGAGATGGGCGAGAGCGGACTCGAGAGTGTACGGAAGAAGAAGGATTCCTCGGTCAGTCGTGCGATTGATCTCATCAAGGAAGGGAAGGCGGATGCCGTGGTATCCGCCGGACATACCGGCGCGCTCGTCGCCGCCGCGACGATCAAGCTGAGAACCCTGAGCGGGATTCACCGCCCCGGGCTTGCTGTCGTGATCCCGGCCGATCCCAAAGGGTTTCTGCTCATCGATGCAGGGGCCAATATCGATCCGGCTCCCGAGCATATCGTAGGCTACTCGATCATGGGCAGCATCTACGTGCGCGAGATCCTGGGGTACAAGGAGCCCCGCGTCGGGCTGATGTCCATCGGCACCGAGGCGAGCAAAGGCAACGAATTTACCAAGTCCTGCTACGAACTCCTCGAGCAGGCGCCCATTAATTTCGCCGGCAACGTCGAGGGGCATGGGCTTTTTAAAGACCCTGTCGAGGTCGTCGTATGCGACGGCTTTGTGGGCAACATCCTCCTCAAGACCGTGGAAGGGCTGGCCAAGTCGCTCTTCCAGTGGATCAAGAAGGAGATCGTGAAATCTCCCGTCCGCATGCTGGGCGCGTGGCTGACCAAAGGCGCGTTCCAGGCGATTCGCAAGCAGACCAGCACCGACGAGTATGGCGGCAGCCCGCTGCTCGGAGTGAACGGCGTTTGCATCAAGGCCCACGGCAACTCCTCTCCGACGGCCATCAAGAATGCGGTGCGCGTTGCGCGCGAATTTGTTGCCCAACGGGTCAATGAGCGCATAGTAGAGGCCATCGATACCCATCATGAAAAACTCGCCGCGCAGTAA